From Flavobacteriales bacterium, the proteins below share one genomic window:
- a CDS encoding histidinol phosphatase — MNFFFRKKRNKVDVSAIKTDVHSHLLPGIDDGAQKVEESMDMIRALVSLGFENFVYTPHIMGDYYPNNAETIGNALKEVDYKLKIESMHGHKHHAAAEYFFDERLLEYLENKELRTFPNTQNFLFELSFRFRPKGVKDFVYQAQMKGYKPVLAHPERYEYMTLDQYEDLKNRGVQFQLDLMSLTNHYSKPAKKNAELLISKGMIDWVGTDIHRMKHIDVLEEALCTKACHELVNSGRLLNPTLFK, encoded by the coding sequence ATGAATTTCTTTTTCAGAAAAAAACGAAATAAAGTAGATGTTTCAGCAATAAAAACAGATGTGCATTCTCATCTTTTGCCAGGAATAGACGATGGAGCACAAAAAGTGGAAGAATCTATGGATATGATTCGAGCACTAGTTTCTTTGGGTTTCGAAAATTTTGTTTATACGCCCCATATTATGGGAGACTATTACCCCAATAATGCCGAAACTATCGGGAACGCTCTCAAAGAAGTAGATTACAAGCTAAAAATAGAGTCTATGCATGGGCATAAACACCACGCTGCTGCAGAGTATTTTTTTGATGAACGTTTATTAGAATATTTAGAAAATAAAGAGTTAAGAACCTTTCCAAATACCCAAAATTTCCTATTTGAACTTTCTTTTAGATTTAGACCAAAAGGGGTGAAAGATTTTGTTTATCAAGCTCAAATGAAAGGATATAAACCTGTTTTGGCACATCCTGAGCGTTATGAATATATGACCTTAGATCAATATGAGGATCTCAAAAATAGAGGAGTACAGTTTCAGTTAGATTTAATGTCACTAACAAATCATTATTCTAAACCAGCAAAAAAGAATGCAGAACTACTCATTTCAAAAGGAATGATAGACTGGGTAGGAACGGATATTCATAGAATGAAGCATATAGACGTATTAGAAGAAGCACTTTGTACAAAAGCTTGTCATGAATTAGTAAATTCTGGTAGATTGCTTAATCCTACACTGTTTAAGTAG
- a CDS encoding helix-hairpin-helix domain-containing protein, with protein MTPNTYIQENTSYHKNAIQAVVTLLDGGATIPFIARYRKDQTGNLDEIAILEIQKLKEKHEKLVDRKESILKKLQEIGVEENILSKVKTCWDLSELERIYEPFKVAKGKILEKAITAGFEKFAKMLMSNNSIEPSSFFASKTCKDFPDADAVEKGIAQIVQHFVYQNSLDFVHQNALRNGSWQSKLKKTADEEKVKHFSAYTDFSQRINRIASHQFLALERAKEEKVLSVKLDYDKAYLLEKINERYLKSHLEQADWLEKEIKTCFQKKLSPKIERELWKYSKEQADEQAVKVFSRNLKQLLLTPPLGEARVLGIDPGFRSGCKLVCIDRNGDLLHNETIFPFSDEINKRKMAGKKLRHATEVFKIEAIAVGDGTAGKETLDFAQKQLLYNKIPIIEVNESGASVYSASSVGREEFPSYDVTVRGAVSIARRLVDPLAELIKIDPKSIGVGQYQHSVNQKLLEEELGFCVEFCVNEVGVNLNTASKYLLKRIAGLNENLAQKIVEKRSELGAFESRKQLLEVKGLGTKAFEQSAAFMKIFDGENPLDATGIHPENYQAIYQLTRSEDIKEIREKIGEISDQEAEENGIGKHTFTDIKNAILKPQRDPRPKLKDTGIDNGFKSINDVFEGQMIQGKVKNITNFGCFLDIGIKENALLHISKIKAAFVSDVHEHVSLNEILEVKVIQVDKEQKRIGVSLID; from the coding sequence ATGACACCAAACACTTATATACAAGAAAATACCAGTTATCATAAAAACGCCATTCAGGCTGTTGTTACCCTTTTAGATGGGGGCGCTACGATTCCTTTTATTGCCAGATACAGAAAAGATCAAACAGGAAATTTGGATGAAATAGCCATTTTAGAAATCCAAAAACTAAAAGAGAAACACGAAAAGCTGGTTGATAGAAAAGAAAGTATTCTTAAAAAACTCCAAGAAATAGGAGTGGAGGAAAATATCTTATCCAAAGTGAAAACTTGCTGGGATTTGTCAGAGCTTGAAAGGATTTATGAACCTTTTAAAGTGGCTAAAGGAAAGATACTAGAAAAAGCCATTACAGCAGGTTTTGAAAAATTTGCCAAGATGTTGATGAGCAATAATTCTATAGAGCCCTCTAGTTTTTTTGCCAGTAAAACTTGTAAAGATTTTCCTGATGCGGATGCAGTAGAAAAAGGAATTGCTCAAATTGTACAGCATTTTGTGTATCAAAATTCACTAGATTTTGTGCATCAAAATGCCCTCAGAAATGGATCTTGGCAATCCAAATTAAAGAAAACTGCCGATGAAGAAAAGGTAAAACATTTTAGTGCCTATACCGATTTTTCTCAACGAATAAATAGAATTGCTTCTCATCAATTCTTAGCTTTAGAACGGGCAAAAGAAGAAAAAGTACTGTCTGTAAAATTGGATTATGATAAAGCCTATTTACTCGAAAAAATTAATGAGAGATACTTAAAGTCGCATTTGGAACAAGCAGATTGGCTAGAAAAAGAGATCAAAACCTGTTTTCAGAAAAAACTGAGTCCGAAAATAGAACGTGAGCTTTGGAAATATTCTAAAGAGCAAGCAGATGAACAAGCCGTAAAGGTTTTTTCAAGAAATTTAAAACAATTACTACTCACGCCTCCTTTGGGTGAAGCACGAGTTTTGGGAATTGATCCGGGTTTTAGAAGCGGCTGTAAACTCGTTTGTATTGATCGAAATGGAGATTTATTACATAATGAAACTATTTTTCCTTTTTCCGATGAGATCAATAAACGAAAAATGGCAGGTAAAAAACTTCGACATGCTACAGAAGTCTTCAAGATTGAAGCCATTGCTGTGGGTGATGGTACGGCAGGAAAAGAGACTTTAGATTTTGCTCAAAAACAATTACTTTATAATAAAATCCCCATCATTGAAGTAAACGAAAGTGGCGCATCTGTGTATTCTGCCTCTTCGGTGGGTAGAGAAGAATTCCCTTCTTATGATGTCACCGTTCGAGGAGCAGTTTCTATTGCGAGGCGTTTAGTAGATCCTTTAGCAGAACTCATTAAAATAGATCCAAAATCCATTGGAGTAGGACAATATCAGCATTCGGTAAATCAGAAATTACTGGAAGAAGAGCTGGGTTTTTGTGTAGAGTTTTGTGTAAACGAAGTAGGAGTAAATCTTAATACTGCCTCAAAATATTTATTGAAAAGAATAGCAGGTCTCAATGAAAATTTGGCACAAAAGATTGTGGAAAAAAGAAGTGAATTAGGAGCTTTTGAATCTCGTAAACAATTATTGGAGGTAAAAGGTTTAGGAACGAAAGCTTTTGAGCAATCAGCAGCATTTATGAAAATTTTTGATGGAGAAAATCCTTTGGACGCAACGGGAATACATCCAGAAAATTATCAAGCTATTTATCAGCTCACTAGGAGTGAGGATATTAAAGAAATAAGAGAAAAAATTGGCGAAATTTCTGATCAAGAAGCAGAAGAAAATGGTATTGGGAAACATACTTTTACTGATATTAAAAATGCCATTCTCAAGCCACAGAGAGACCCAAGACCCAAGCTAAAAGATACAGGAATTGATAACGGATTCAAAAGTATAAACGATGTTTTTGAAGGGCAAATGATTCAAGGAAAAGTGAAAAATATTACCAATTTTGGGTGCTTTTTAGACATCGGAATTAAAGAAAATGCACTGCTTCATATTTCAAAAATAAAGGCAGCTTTTGTAAGCGATGTTCATGAACATGTAAGCTTAAATGAAATATTGGAAGTAAAAGTGATACAGGTAGATAAAGAACAAAAAAGAATCGGTGTATCTTTAATTGATTGA
- a CDS encoding chloride channel protein, whose protein sequence is MLNTIKKAVLQVHLWRIKNIPLKNFLLIISIFIGIFSGLLAVSLKVSVKALQGFIDSFHHFDIGNYLHLFYPVIGVILSFLIIKKILRIKIPKGIPEILHKISKKTGKISHYQGLNSFLGAIFTVGFGGSVGLEAPAAQSASAFGYNLGILFNLNHKAKILLIGCAASATLSAIFNAPIAAVVFALEVFMLDLTTASIVPLLLSSATALLTKYFLMENDTSFHYTLGQVFDQSYLPQIVLLGVFTGIFSAVYHRIYFYTEQFFSRWNKLWIKWLVGGIILGILIFLFPSLYGEGYDYINQLLSGNDANFWIFETDGFLVFVILMLLMVLFKAIASAITIQMGGIGGVFAPSLFIGGSFGFLIAKVLNFFGMEANTGQFTLLGMAGLVSGLLHAPLTAIFLIAEITGGYKLFLPLMIVTAVAFVISKYFEPNSIYKKQLIRRGSSYGRGKDRLVIDQISFRELIEKDFYTIHIDDHLGSLVEAVKNSSRNMFPVIDDEYNFLGIIQLDDIREYLFETELYEQMSIREIVHDPVAQCDINIEASEMIDLFKKSNAWNIVITDQGKYVGFVSRSKIFNVYRKTMIRYTQEEF, encoded by the coding sequence TTGCTAAACACTATTAAAAAAGCAGTACTCCAAGTACATCTTTGGCGGATTAAGAATATTCCGCTCAAGAATTTTTTGCTGATAATTAGTATTTTCATAGGAATTTTTTCGGGTTTACTAGCGGTGAGTCTCAAGGTTTCTGTTAAAGCATTACAGGGATTTATAGATTCGTTTCATCATTTCGATATTGGAAATTATCTTCATCTGTTTTATCCCGTAATTGGAGTCATTTTGAGTTTTTTGATCATAAAAAAAATCCTTAGAATTAAAATTCCAAAAGGGATTCCAGAAATTCTTCATAAAATTTCAAAAAAAACAGGGAAAATTTCCCATTATCAAGGACTTAATTCTTTTTTAGGTGCCATTTTTACGGTAGGGTTTGGAGGTTCTGTTGGGCTTGAAGCTCCTGCTGCACAATCGGCTTCGGCTTTTGGTTATAATTTAGGAATTCTATTTAACCTAAATCATAAAGCCAAAATTTTACTCATAGGATGTGCCGCATCGGCAACACTTTCTGCTATTTTTAATGCACCCATTGCAGCTGTGGTATTCGCTTTGGAGGTTTTTATGTTAGATCTTACTACAGCATCCATTGTTCCCTTATTATTGTCTTCGGCAACGGCCTTGCTTACTAAGTATTTTTTGATGGAAAATGATACTTCTTTTCATTATACCTTAGGACAGGTTTTTGATCAAAGTTATCTTCCCCAAATCGTACTATTGGGTGTTTTTACGGGGATTTTTTCGGCAGTTTATCACAGGATTTATTTTTATACAGAGCAGTTTTTTAGCAGGTGGAATAAACTTTGGATAAAATGGCTTGTGGGTGGTATAATTTTGGGAATTCTGATTTTCCTTTTTCCATCACTCTACGGAGAAGGTTATGATTATATCAATCAATTATTGAGTGGAAATGATGCCAATTTTTGGATTTTTGAAACCGATGGTTTCCTTGTTTTTGTTATCCTTATGCTACTTATGGTCCTTTTTAAGGCAATCGCCAGTGCAATTACCATACAAATGGGTGGAATAGGTGGGGTTTTTGCTCCCAGTTTATTTATTGGAGGTTCTTTCGGTTTTTTGATAGCCAAAGTGCTCAATTTCTTTGGAATGGAAGCCAATACGGGCCAGTTTACCCTTTTGGGAATGGCAGGCTTAGTATCGGGATTATTGCACGCTCCACTCACTGCTATCTTTTTAATTGCTGAAATTACAGGTGGTTATAAGCTTTTCCTTCCGCTTATGATTGTAACGGCAGTGGCATTCGTAATCAGTAAATATTTTGAACCAAATTCAATCTACAAAAAACAGCTTATTCGACGGGGTAGTAGCTACGGTCGAGGAAAAGATAGATTGGTAATTGATCAAATATCTTTTAGAGAATTAATAGAAAAAGATTTTTATACGATTCATATAGACGACCATTTGGGAAGCTTGGTGGAAGCTGTAAAAAATTCGAGTAGAAATATGTTTCCTGTAATAGATGACGAATACAATTTTTTAGGAATTATTCAACTCGATGATATCCGTGAATACCTTTTTGAAACGGAGCTTTACGAACAGATGAGTATCCGAGAAATTGTACATGATCCAGTTGCTCAATGCGATATTAATATCGAAGCCTCAGAAATGATTGATTTGTTCAAAAAGTCCAATGCTTGGAATATTGTAATTACCGATCAAGGTAAATACGTCGGTTTTGTATCAAGATCCAAGATCTTCAATGTGTATCGAAAAACGATGATCCGTTATACTCAGGAAGAGTTTTGA
- a CDS encoding FG-GAP repeat protein — protein sequence MKNKSMLGIAFILLILTVTSFSSFAQIGIGTTIPDQSATLELSSSTQGFLMPRLTYSQIDDIINPAEGLMVYSIDENCLCTYNSNIWVNLCTNIEVYNLPTKQKKIITPNGIGSSYFGTTVSLSDDGKNGVVGAYLDDSSMGAVYVYSINDSVWTEDQKIVPTNNIGVSNFGYATKMSPDGTKIAVGAFSDDNSIGAVYIYSLNGSNVWVEDQKIVPTNGIGTGQFGGSVDFNADGSKIIASSLSDNGSIGAVYVYSLDGSNVWVQDQKIIPTNGIGNGLFGLAMALNADGTRFIVSAYLDNSDIGAVYVFSLNGSNVWVQDQKIIPTNNVGAGKFGRSIALNSDGTTLSVGSYTDNNSIGAVYIYSLNGSNVWVQNQKIIPTNAIGASEFGTSLDFSNDGSRMIIGAPIDNSKIGAAYLYSLNSNNNWVEHKKITPDNHIGINDFGFSVSFHSVGTQAIVGAPRDNSDLGAVYLIY from the coding sequence ATGAAAAATAAATCAATGTTAGGTATTGCCTTTATACTACTTATTCTAACAGTCACATCTTTTTCTAGTTTCGCTCAAATCGGTATTGGAACAACGATTCCTGATCAATCGGCCACTTTAGAATTATCCTCAAGTACTCAAGGGTTCTTGATGCCTAGGTTGACTTATAGTCAAATTGACGATATTATAAATCCTGCAGAAGGATTGATGGTCTACAGTATAGATGAAAATTGTTTATGTACTTATAATTCGAATATCTGGGTGAATTTATGTACTAATATTGAAGTTTACAACCTACCTACAAAACAGAAAAAAATAATTACCCCCAATGGAATAGGGAGTTCATATTTTGGTACAACCGTTAGTTTGAGTGATGACGGAAAAAACGGAGTAGTTGGTGCATATTTAGACGATTCAAGTATGGGTGCTGTTTACGTTTACTCCATAAACGACAGTGTCTGGACAGAAGATCAAAAAATAGTACCTACGAATAATATTGGAGTAAGTAACTTTGGTTATGCTACCAAAATGAGTCCTGATGGTACAAAAATTGCCGTAGGTGCATTTTCCGATGATAACAGTATAGGAGCAGTATATATCTATTCATTAAATGGATCAAATGTTTGGGTAGAAGATCAAAAAATTGTTCCAACTAATGGAATTGGTACAGGTCAATTTGGAGGTTCTGTAGATTTCAATGCAGATGGATCGAAAATTATTGCAAGTTCTTTATCTGATAACGGCAGTATAGGCGCTGTATATGTTTATTCGTTAGATGGATCTAATGTTTGGGTACAAGATCAAAAGATTATTCCTACAAATGGTATTGGCAATGGTCTATTTGGCCTTGCTATGGCACTAAATGCAGATGGAACACGTTTTATTGTGAGTGCATATCTTGATAATTCGGACATTGGAGCGGTTTACGTGTTTTCACTAAATGGATCCAACGTTTGGGTGCAAGATCAAAAGATAATTCCAACTAACAATGTTGGAGCAGGAAAATTTGGTAGATCAATTGCCTTAAATTCCGATGGGACCACACTTAGTGTAGGCTCATACACTGATAATAATAGCATTGGAGCAGTTTATATATATTCTTTAAATGGATCTAATGTTTGGGTACAAAATCAAAAAATTATTCCTACAAATGCTATCGGAGCAAGTGAATTTGGTACCTCTTTAGATTTTAGTAATGATGGGTCTAGAATGATTATTGGTGCACCGATAGATAATTCAAAAATAGGAGCTGCTTACCTTTACTCTCTAAATAGCAATAATAATTGGGTAGAACACAAAAAAATAACGCCGGATAATCATATTGGGATCAACGATTTTGGGTTTTCAGTGAGCTTTCATTCAGTAGGAACTCAAGCCATAGTAGGAGCTCCGAGAGATAACAGTGATTTAGGAGCCGTTTATTTGATTTACTGA
- a CDS encoding helix-turn-helix domain-containing protein — MIYHTHLQMFTPSAATTKIASKPKNQEIQKSYSFKKNLYSPEIIKWILEQIESKKMSVSQIIDRYSIPRTTIYRWKKKYAK, encoded by the coding sequence ATGATTTATCATACACATTTACAAATGTTCACTCCAAGTGCAGCAACTACCAAAATAGCGAGTAAACCTAAAAACCAAGAAATCCAGAAGTCATACAGCTTCAAAAAAAATCTTTATAGTCCAGAAATAATCAAATGGATTTTGGAGCAGATAGAATCCAAAAAAATGAGTGTTTCTCAAATCATTGATCGATATTCAATACCAAGAACTACTATCTATAGATGGAAAAAGAAATATGCCAAATGA
- a CDS encoding sensor histidine kinase, which produces MTYVAIFENFTLRMVLLFLLFRMGCFQIFGQKKFSWTNLEVKGDYYNNALEVDSAVKYYNLCLDIIPKQNKSIAHHILFKKAKVLEASNRSYVNALDILIDLKSDIVPKENPKLLIRVYILMSLINEKMVLEKEAKDYLNIAWKLIKEYKLEEELLSLYYLRLGSVYRVFFETDSAYIANQKGLLLAQEYNDTINLPDLYMASAFIASRRKKYKKAISLLELAAKANHRIKRLEEEAGNYINIAKIYSRINMQDSALHYFNKKDQILPSDSRLFRNGYSLFYKARVFEKMKQIDSANVYYAEAYKRQKQSRVQDNLIIQKISQKYEKAKYSVIIKDRELNIEKQKYWITLLIIVSSIVVIVLLITWFFMHKTRKLNRKIQIQKTRLLRANKKLNKSIVQTNFLMRELHHRVKNNLQLIISLIELNFDTFSEDELINRIHTISACHNLMYLDDDFEELEVSKYIAELCENIIYSNDYRIGSNYNLSISDMHLNLEKLVPIGLIINELMTNSLKHANPDSGDLDIHIGLNLEKKGLLRVSFNDNGIMPIHEKPMGFGTHVIYTMVKQLRGEIKNNELNDFSFCINV; this is translated from the coding sequence ATGACTTATGTTGCTATTTTTGAAAACTTTACACTCAGAATGGTTTTGCTGTTTTTGCTGTTTAGAATGGGTTGTTTTCAAATATTTGGACAAAAGAAATTTAGCTGGACCAATTTGGAAGTAAAAGGAGATTATTATAACAATGCTTTAGAGGTTGATAGTGCAGTCAAGTATTATAATCTTTGTTTAGATATAATTCCTAAACAAAATAAATCTATAGCTCACCATATATTATTTAAAAAAGCTAAGGTGTTAGAGGCGTCGAACAGAAGCTATGTTAATGCTCTAGATATCCTTATTGATTTAAAATCCGACATTGTTCCCAAAGAAAATCCTAAACTATTGATAAGGGTTTATATACTGATGTCATTGATTAACGAAAAAATGGTATTGGAAAAAGAAGCCAAAGACTATCTAAATATTGCTTGGAAATTGATTAAAGAATATAAGTTGGAAGAAGAATTACTTTCATTATATTATCTTAGATTAGGATCTGTTTATCGTGTTTTTTTCGAAACAGACTCTGCATATATCGCAAATCAAAAAGGTCTTTTATTAGCACAGGAATACAATGACACGATTAATTTGCCTGATCTATATATGGCAAGTGCTTTTATTGCGTCTCGAAGAAAAAAATATAAAAAAGCTATTTCTTTGTTAGAGCTTGCAGCAAAAGCAAACCATCGTATAAAAAGATTAGAAGAAGAAGCGGGGAACTATATTAATATCGCCAAAATTTATTCTCGTATCAATATGCAAGATAGTGCATTACACTATTTTAATAAAAAAGATCAAATACTACCGAGTGATTCAAGGTTATTTAGGAATGGTTATTCTTTGTTTTATAAAGCACGTGTATTTGAGAAAATGAAACAAATTGATTCTGCAAATGTTTATTATGCTGAAGCTTATAAACGTCAAAAACAGAGTCGTGTTCAGGACAATCTTATTATTCAAAAAATTTCACAAAAATATGAGAAAGCGAAGTATTCCGTGATTATTAAGGATCGAGAATTGAATATTGAAAAACAAAAATACTGGATAACCTTGTTAATTATTGTATCCAGCATTGTAGTAATAGTCTTATTAATTACATGGTTTTTTATGCATAAAACTAGGAAGTTGAATAGAAAAATACAAATTCAGAAAACACGTTTATTAAGAGCCAACAAAAAACTTAATAAGTCAATAGTTCAAACCAATTTCTTGATGAGAGAGCTACATCATAGAGTAAAAAACAATTTACAACTGATTATTAGTTTAATAGAGCTAAATTTTGATACATTCTCTGAAGATGAATTAATTAACAGAATTCATACAATATCAGCTTGCCATAATCTGATGTATTTAGATGACGATTTTGAGGAACTTGAAGTTTCTAAATATATTGCAGAATTATGTGAGAATATTATTTACTCAAATGATTATCGAATAGGAAGCAATTATAATTTGTCTATTTCTGATATGCATTTGAATCTCGAAAAGCTCGTTCCAATAGGTTTGATTATTAATGAGTTAATGACTAATTCTTTAAAGCATGCTAATCCAGATTCTGGGGATTTAGATATTCATATAGGTCTTAATCTTGAAAAGAAGGGTTTGCTAAGGGTGTCTTTTAATGATAATGGTATCATGCCAATACATGAGAAACCTATGGGATTTGGAACTCATGTAATATATACAATGGTAAAACAGCTCAGAGGGGAAATTAAAAATAATGAGTTGAATGATTTTTCTTTTTGCATAAATGTATAA